The following coding sequences lie in one Arachis stenosperma cultivar V10309 chromosome 5, arast.V10309.gnm1.PFL2, whole genome shotgun sequence genomic window:
- the LOC130979255 gene encoding protein-S-isoprenylcysteine O-methyltransferase B-like isoform X1 has protein sequence MSYYWKLILGDIIQYRALILHYSASFSEIFSYTACRQLSQMFLAILFFHTSEFILAIVIHGRSNVTLSSLLISAHYILAMIFSLAEYIFEIVFFPELKEYWVISNVGLAIVVIGEVIRKLAILTAGHAFTHLIRTHRHDDHRLVTHGIYGFMRHPGYSGFFIWSVGTQIMLCNPISVVAFAVVVWRFFAKRIPYEEYFLRRFFGRDYKEYAKKVGSGVPFIN, from the exons ATGTCCTACTACTGGAAGCTTATTCTTGGTGACATAATACAATATCGAGCTCTAATTTTACATTACTCGGCATCTTTTTCAG AAATCTTCAGCTACACAGCTTGCAGACAGTTATCTCAGATGTTCCTTGCAATACTTTTCTTTCACACTTCTGAATTCATTCTAGCAATCGTTATTCATGGGAGATCAAATGTAACCCTGAGTTCCCTTCTAATTAGTGCACACTATATTTTGGCAATGATCTTTTCATTGGCAGAATACATTTTTGAGATTGTTTTCTTTCCAGAGTTAAAGGAATATTGGGTTATTAGTAATGTGGGCCTGGCAATAGTTGTGATTGGGGAAGTTATAAGGAAGTTGGCTATTTTAACAGCAGGGCACGCCTTTACTCATCTTATAAGGACTCACCGTCATGATGATCACCGCCTGGTTACTCACGGTATATATGGATTTATGCGCCATCCAGGGTACTCTGGTTTCTTCATTTGGTCTGTTGGTACTCAAATAATGCTTTGCAACCCCATAtcagttgttgcatttgcagtTGTTGTCTGGCGCTTTTTCGCTAAGCGAATACCCTATGAAGAGTATTTCCTGAGGCGGTTTTTCGGACGTGACTACAAGGAATATGCCAAAAAAGTGGGGTCTGGGGTTCCCTTCATTAATTGA
- the LOC130979255 gene encoding protein-S-isoprenylcysteine O-methyltransferase B-like isoform X2, translating into MTEIFSYTACRQLSQMFLAILFFHTSEFILAIVIHGRSNVTLSSLLISAHYILAMIFSLAEYIFEIVFFPELKEYWVISNVGLAIVVIGEVIRKLAILTAGHAFTHLIRTHRHDDHRLVTHGIYGFMRHPGYSGFFIWSVGTQIMLCNPISVVAFAVVVWRFFAKRIPYEEYFLRRFFGRDYKEYAKKVGSGVPFIN; encoded by the coding sequence ATGACAGAAATCTTCAGCTACACAGCTTGCAGACAGTTATCTCAGATGTTCCTTGCAATACTTTTCTTTCACACTTCTGAATTCATTCTAGCAATCGTTATTCATGGGAGATCAAATGTAACCCTGAGTTCCCTTCTAATTAGTGCACACTATATTTTGGCAATGATCTTTTCATTGGCAGAATACATTTTTGAGATTGTTTTCTTTCCAGAGTTAAAGGAATATTGGGTTATTAGTAATGTGGGCCTGGCAATAGTTGTGATTGGGGAAGTTATAAGGAAGTTGGCTATTTTAACAGCAGGGCACGCCTTTACTCATCTTATAAGGACTCACCGTCATGATGATCACCGCCTGGTTACTCACGGTATATATGGATTTATGCGCCATCCAGGGTACTCTGGTTTCTTCATTTGGTCTGTTGGTACTCAAATAATGCTTTGCAACCCCATAtcagttgttgcatttgcagtTGTTGTCTGGCGCTTTTTCGCTAAGCGAATACCCTATGAAGAGTATTTCCTGAGGCGGTTTTTCGGACGTGACTACAAGGAATATGCCAAAAAAGTGGGGTCTGGGGTTCCCTTCATTAATTGA